A genomic stretch from Telmatocola sphagniphila includes:
- the sppA gene encoding signal peptide peptidase SppA, translating into MIRHYLLASLLLLFTSLFCTPARSADTDKKKDSGPVIAHMKISGSLSEGPGGAEGLFGGGNSDNLSSRLEKIHKAKLDPNVKALYLQIEEPSLGLFSFGKIEELRKAIADFRTSGKPAVAYLESIGGLEYLIASACDTIAIPESGEFGLTGLHLEMQFFKEIFEKVKIKADFLTMGEAKGAADPYLRTEMSPENRKQYEMVLDDLYEKSLIEGIKNDRPAKKWTTEQVKELINTAPHTAKKALEVGLVDQLAYPNEFEASLIKKFEDGKSKIVRNYGKKVDPDADNPFAALMKIMQPQKKTSSKKPKIAVIYAVGEISTGKSGGGLMGGHTMGSTTMVEAIEQADKDETVKAIVLRIDSPGGSALASDLMWNALRNCKKPVIASMGDVAASGGYYIAMGAKKVYAEPGTLTGSIGVLGGKLVLGETFKWLGLHTQTLNRGQNAGWSSTNTIFSESERKAITNVMSNVYDQFLDRTVQNRKAAGVDLPLDKLKPIAGGRIWTGRQAKERGLVDELGTLHDALEEAKKEAKFDPKVEPELLILPEPTNFLDRFLDGGLGARVNVLNQLGLSSDSLLGLGEHLKMLEPFFNNPREKVWLLAPVNGKIR; encoded by the coding sequence ATGATTCGCCATTACCTGCTTGCTAGCTTACTACTGCTGTTCACCAGCCTGTTCTGCACCCCAGCCCGCTCGGCTGACACCGATAAGAAAAAGGATTCCGGGCCGGTCATTGCTCATATGAAAATCAGCGGCAGCCTCAGCGAAGGTCCGGGAGGCGCTGAAGGTCTGTTCGGCGGCGGCAACAGCGACAACCTCTCGAGCCGGTTGGAAAAGATCCACAAAGCGAAACTCGACCCGAACGTCAAAGCCCTTTACCTGCAAATTGAAGAACCTTCCCTGGGGCTCTTCTCCTTCGGCAAAATCGAAGAGCTCCGCAAGGCCATCGCCGATTTCCGGACCTCCGGCAAACCGGCCGTCGCTTACCTCGAAAGCATCGGTGGCCTGGAATATCTGATCGCCTCCGCCTGCGATACTATCGCCATCCCGGAGTCGGGCGAATTTGGTCTGACCGGCCTGCACCTGGAAATGCAGTTCTTCAAGGAGATATTCGAAAAAGTAAAAATCAAAGCCGACTTCCTGACCATGGGCGAAGCCAAAGGCGCTGCCGATCCGTATCTGCGAACGGAAATGAGCCCGGAGAATCGCAAACAGTACGAAATGGTGCTCGATGATCTCTACGAAAAAAGCCTGATCGAAGGCATCAAGAACGATCGGCCAGCCAAGAAATGGACCACCGAACAAGTGAAGGAACTGATCAACACCGCACCCCACACGGCCAAGAAAGCCCTGGAAGTCGGACTGGTCGATCAACTGGCCTACCCCAACGAATTCGAAGCGAGCCTGATCAAGAAATTCGAAGACGGTAAGAGCAAGATCGTCCGCAACTACGGCAAAAAGGTCGATCCCGATGCGGACAATCCCTTCGCCGCGCTGATGAAGATCATGCAGCCGCAGAAGAAGACTTCGTCTAAGAAGCCGAAGATCGCCGTGATCTACGCCGTGGGGGAAATCTCCACCGGCAAGAGCGGCGGCGGCCTGATGGGCGGCCATACGATGGGTTCCACCACCATGGTCGAAGCCATCGAACAGGCCGATAAGGACGAAACGGTGAAAGCCATTGTTCTTCGCATCGACAGCCCGGGAGGTTCCGCGCTGGCCAGCGACTTGATGTGGAACGCCTTGCGAAACTGCAAAAAACCAGTAATCGCCAGCATGGGCGATGTGGCCGCGAGTGGCGGCTATTACATTGCCATGGGTGCGAAGAAAGTTTACGCCGAACCGGGTACCCTGACCGGTTCCATCGGCGTACTGGGCGGCAAGCTGGTGCTGGGTGAAACCTTTAAATGGCTCGGTCTGCATACCCAGACGCTCAACCGCGGTCAGAACGCCGGCTGGTCGTCGACGAACACGATCTTTTCTGAATCGGAACGTAAGGCCATCACTAATGTGATGTCGAACGTTTACGATCAATTCCTGGATCGCACCGTGCAGAATCGCAAAGCGGCCGGAGTGGACCTGCCTTTGGATAAACTCAAGCCAATAGCCGGGGGCCGCATCTGGACCGGTCGGCAGGCGAAAGAACGCGGACTGGTCGATGAACTGGGTACCTTGCATGATGCTTTGGAAGAAGCCAAGAAGGAAGCCAAGTTCGATCCCAAGGTTGAACCGGAACTGTTGATTCTGCCCGAGCCGACCAACTTCCTGGATCGTTTCCTGGACGGCGGCCTCGGCGCCCGGGTGAATGTGCTGAATCAACTGGGGCTGAGTTCGGATTCGCTGCTGGGCTTAGGTGAGCATCTGAAAATGCTGGAGCCGTTCTTCAACAACCCGCGCGAAAAGGTCTGGCTCTTGGCTCCGGTGAATGGAAAGATTCGGTAG
- a CDS encoding ATP-dependent nuclease, whose product MYLQIVHVKNYRCLRDITVSFSPGLNVIAGENNTGKTALLDAIRAALGPAAATGEAIRLTQDDRHRTKEGTYIDAPISVKLIFADLTEQEQGQFIDILNYNPTEPSESTAQINFQWNWNAKTGRYSINRWGGSAGSSESGIPEDVLQSVPVTLLGALRDAASALLPGRNSRLAHLLIAHATEEEKESLVKFVVTANNALEKDKLVSRTQELIKTTLQKASGPMMAQEAAIKTAEPEFDKVVQSLRLVIARLGSNGNMVLDELRSNGLGYNNLLFIATVMLELNAAKSALMPLLLVEEPEAHLHPQLQILLANFLSDPQGIHQAKVQTLVTTHSPTIAAHVSPANLRILHRGKDEALRCASFGDCSIEKRQLQQLRRMFDVTKAAILFAKGVLLVEGITEALLLPVLARREGFNLEAAGVSVVPVCGVDFVSICNLYGDKGLHTPIAVVTDGDSGTERCGSGKASEWESKLPKFDTNGKPMICDRVVKLKKEYENHEFIRIHNSDVTLEYSLASAGEKNPSIMCDVWVNQFEKTPKTLNHEKLKACNGKHSEQVLTIWRGICLADTAYSKAEFAQALAETLEEKNVQGQYLIPTSDFVVPKYLKDAFGHVAQKSTKASN is encoded by the coding sequence ATGTATCTTCAAATCGTCCACGTCAAGAATTATCGCTGTTTGCGGGACATAACCGTGTCATTTTCACCAGGCTTGAATGTCATCGCTGGCGAAAACAATACGGGAAAAACTGCGCTTTTAGACGCCATCAGAGCAGCATTAGGGCCCGCAGCCGCTACTGGTGAGGCAATTAGGCTTACTCAGGATGATCGGCATAGGACGAAGGAAGGGACCTATATAGATGCCCCTATATCGGTTAAGTTGATATTTGCTGATCTCACGGAGCAGGAACAAGGCCAGTTCATTGACATATTGAATTACAACCCTACTGAGCCGAGCGAATCAACAGCACAAATCAATTTTCAATGGAACTGGAATGCAAAAACTGGCCGCTATAGCATCAATCGGTGGGGAGGGAGCGCAGGCAGTTCCGAAAGTGGCATTCCAGAAGATGTACTGCAATCTGTGCCCGTGACTCTCCTCGGAGCTCTAAGAGATGCAGCTTCGGCCTTGTTGCCGGGGAGGAACAGCAGACTCGCCCATTTACTCATCGCTCATGCTACAGAAGAGGAAAAAGAGTCGCTCGTTAAATTCGTCGTCACAGCTAACAACGCATTGGAGAAAGACAAACTTGTTTCGAGAACCCAAGAGTTAATTAAGACCACATTGCAGAAAGCATCAGGGCCGATGATGGCTCAGGAAGCTGCGATCAAAACGGCCGAGCCAGAATTCGATAAAGTGGTTCAGAGTTTGAGACTCGTAATTGCCCGGTTGGGCTCCAACGGTAATATGGTGCTTGACGAATTACGATCTAATGGGTTAGGCTACAACAATCTTCTTTTTATCGCAACGGTAATGCTAGAGCTCAACGCTGCGAAATCTGCCCTGATGCCGCTGTTGCTAGTCGAGGAGCCAGAAGCACATTTACATCCCCAATTGCAGATATTACTTGCCAATTTCCTAAGTGATCCGCAAGGAATCCACCAAGCGAAAGTCCAGACTCTCGTAACAACACACTCGCCTACTATTGCTGCGCATGTATCACCGGCAAACTTGCGAATACTTCATCGCGGGAAGGATGAAGCATTACGATGTGCCTCATTCGGTGACTGTTCAATTGAAAAGCGTCAACTTCAACAACTTAGGCGAATGTTTGATGTGACTAAGGCTGCCATTCTATTCGCTAAAGGAGTACTGTTAGTCGAAGGAATTACTGAAGCATTATTGCTCCCTGTTTTGGCCCGCCGCGAAGGATTCAACCTTGAAGCGGCTGGCGTTTCGGTAGTACCAGTGTGCGGGGTAGATTTTGTTTCGATTTGCAATCTTTATGGAGATAAAGGACTTCACACCCCTATTGCAGTCGTCACTGATGGGGATTCAGGAACAGAACGTTGCGGATCTGGGAAGGCTTCGGAATGGGAATCGAAATTGCCGAAGTTTGACACTAACGGGAAACCAATGATCTGTGATCGTGTAGTTAAATTGAAAAAAGAGTACGAAAATCACGAATTCATCAGGATCCATAACTCTGACGTGACTCTCGAATACTCGCTGGCATCAGCGGGGGAAAAGAACCCCTCTATCATGTGCGATGTCTGGGTAAACCAGTTCGAGAAGACACCAAAAACCTTGAACCATGAAAAATTGAAGGCCTGCAATGGTAAGCATTCCGAGCAAGTTCTAACTATTTGGCGAGGTATTTGCCTTGCGGATACAGCATACTCAAAAGCAGAATTCGCTCAAGCGCTTGCCGAGACTTTAGAAGAAAAAAATGTTCAAGGACAATACCTCATACCTACATCAGATTTTGTCGTTCCAAAATACCTGAAAGACGCATTCGGCCATGTTGCGCAAAAATCAACCAAAGCCTCCAACTGA
- a CDS encoding UvrD-helicase domain-containing protein, which produces MLRKNQPKPPTEEQEAALRSDARITVVRACPGAGKTEVFVEAIRTRLRHWDHLNGGLAALSFTNVARDTIEERIGGATPYPHFIGTLDAFSYRFIVKPFGHLVGLPQNAIRLFPATIAKVLEDPVIKVGDKNHERASIYSISFFGGDREKPRMKTKLSRSNDFVVPPASEIRVLNEKKRFWKSTGIVTHSDCHYLSCCIVNHPTFGKNVRKILTSRFPVILIDELQDTGFFLARAFLAILAEEKSFGFVVGDPNQAIYGFSGANPSIFKDFESLANAKSLSLSLSHRCSKAVAKVANALSSTGSELIPIPSAIDGSACLSVHDLEEAVLSPAHVEFLKSLKIGSSLAILSRRTKTACGLKGEIVKDEFRGVSKAARRVHRALQLLINGEPREAHKLLQTELARIILGDETAKAIAWEERGISQLNLRNAVFSVLRNSFVYIPNESWNEWVKRTRDKVMEAAKSLGWTDDGKAFLTYRSCNEKGNTPRSNFMKTSSSMDWDVVSTISTIHKVKGAEFDTVILFVPKTTKGNCPSIEWWPGATDADERRIAYVAVSRAKIRFVLCVHKSVFKAIEQLRPDFIKCFEESIPMPQVSKPETPSLF; this is translated from the coding sequence ATGTTGCGCAAAAATCAACCAAAGCCTCCAACTGAAGAGCAAGAGGCTGCTTTACGTTCCGATGCTCGAATCACGGTTGTCCGCGCATGTCCTGGTGCTGGCAAGACCGAAGTATTCGTAGAGGCCATTCGAACGCGCCTCCGGCATTGGGACCATCTGAATGGCGGACTCGCAGCACTCTCATTTACAAATGTAGCCAGGGACACCATCGAGGAACGAATTGGGGGGGCGACACCTTATCCACATTTTATTGGTACACTGGACGCTTTCAGCTATCGCTTCATCGTCAAGCCTTTCGGGCATCTGGTTGGACTACCACAAAACGCCATTCGTCTTTTCCCCGCCACTATAGCCAAAGTACTAGAAGATCCAGTGATAAAGGTGGGTGACAAAAACCACGAACGAGCCTCGATTTACTCCATCTCTTTTTTCGGCGGTGATCGTGAAAAACCTCGGATGAAGACAAAGCTGTCAAGGTCCAATGATTTCGTTGTACCTCCAGCAAGTGAAATTCGAGTTCTGAATGAGAAAAAGCGATTTTGGAAGAGCACTGGTATAGTCACTCACTCGGATTGCCATTACTTGTCTTGTTGTATCGTCAATCATCCAACTTTTGGAAAGAACGTAAGAAAGATTCTGACCTCTCGTTTCCCAGTCATACTAATCGATGAGCTCCAAGATACAGGTTTCTTTTTGGCCCGCGCTTTTCTTGCAATTCTTGCAGAAGAAAAATCGTTCGGTTTTGTAGTGGGGGATCCTAACCAAGCCATTTATGGATTCAGTGGTGCTAACCCTAGTATTTTCAAAGATTTCGAATCACTTGCAAACGCAAAATCGTTGTCTCTTTCACTCAGCCATAGATGCTCGAAGGCTGTGGCAAAAGTAGCCAACGCTTTATCCTCTACGGGGAGTGAACTTATACCTATACCTTCAGCAATTGACGGATCGGCTTGTCTTAGTGTTCATGATCTAGAGGAAGCGGTTCTTTCTCCGGCGCATGTGGAATTTTTGAAAAGCCTCAAAATTGGAAGTTCTCTTGCAATTCTCTCACGTAGGACAAAAACTGCCTGCGGTCTGAAAGGCGAGATAGTCAAGGATGAATTTAGAGGAGTTTCAAAAGCTGCTAGAAGGGTCCATCGCGCCTTACAACTCCTCATCAATGGCGAACCACGCGAGGCACACAAATTACTCCAAACAGAACTTGCAAGGATTATCCTAGGTGATGAAACGGCTAAAGCGATTGCTTGGGAAGAAAGGGGCATTTCGCAATTGAATTTGCGAAACGCCGTATTCAGCGTCTTGAGGAATTCATTCGTGTATATCCCGAATGAGTCATGGAACGAGTGGGTAAAGCGAACTCGAGATAAAGTTATGGAAGCGGCGAAATCGCTCGGCTGGACAGACGATGGAAAGGCATTCCTCACATACAGGTCGTGCAACGAGAAGGGCAATACTCCTCGTTCCAATTTCATGAAAACTAGTTCTTCCATGGATTGGGATGTGGTGAGTACAATTTCAACTATCCACAAAGTCAAAGGTGCGGAATTTGATACTGTGATCTTATTCGTGCCAAAAACTACAAAAGGAAATTGCCCATCGATAGAGTGGTGGCCTGGTGCTACTGACGCTGATGAAAGAAGAATCGCCTATGTCGCGGTATCTCGGGCAAAAATTCGTTTCGTGTTGTGTGTCCACAAATCAGTTTTCAAAGCGATAGAGCAGCTTCGACCTGATTTCATCAAGTGTTTCGAAGAATCGATTCCGATGCCGCAAGTCTCCAAGCCCGAAACACCATCATTATTTTGA
- a CDS encoding IS630 family transposase encodes MKVALPISLSEEERQTLTAWSRGRSTPARLVLRAKIILAAAAGVLNKDIAQQCGTSKPTVARWRTRFAKLRLAGIERDASRPGRTPAISGKVVEEILRKTTQEKPSGATHWSTRTMAQEVGVSKATVQRVWSSHGLKPHLLKTFQVSNDPQFAEKLWDVVGLYLNPPEHALVLSCDEKSQIQALDRTQKSLPMVPGRCGTLTHDYMRHGTTTLFAALNVAEGVVIGECMPRHRHQEWIKFLKRIDAATDPSLDLHLIVDNYATHKHPKVRRWLARHPRFHMHFTPTSSSWMNLVERWFRDLTDKRLRRGTFRSVPQLIQAIEDYIDHHNNTGKGFQWTAKAEAILEKVRRARATLDKTPSV; translated from the coding sequence ATGAAAGTCGCGCTGCCAATTTCGCTGTCCGAGGAGGAACGTCAAACTTTGACTGCTTGGTCTCGGGGACGAAGCACTCCCGCTCGGCTGGTCCTGCGGGCGAAGATCATACTCGCGGCGGCCGCAGGTGTACTGAACAAGGATATTGCTCAGCAGTGCGGCACGTCGAAACCCACGGTGGCGCGCTGGCGGACCCGATTTGCGAAGCTGCGTTTGGCGGGTATCGAACGGGACGCTTCGCGGCCGGGTCGAACGCCAGCGATCAGCGGGAAAGTCGTCGAAGAAATTCTCCGCAAGACCACTCAGGAGAAACCATCCGGTGCGACTCATTGGAGCACACGAACGATGGCCCAAGAGGTGGGAGTGAGCAAAGCCACCGTGCAGCGGGTTTGGTCGTCCCATGGCCTGAAGCCTCATTTGCTTAAGACCTTCCAGGTATCGAATGATCCTCAATTCGCCGAGAAACTGTGGGATGTAGTGGGCTTGTACTTGAACCCTCCCGAGCACGCCCTGGTGCTGAGTTGCGATGAGAAGAGTCAGATTCAAGCCCTTGATCGCACGCAAAAAAGCTTGCCGATGGTACCCGGCCGTTGCGGCACTCTGACTCACGATTACATGCGTCATGGCACCACCACTCTGTTCGCGGCTTTGAACGTGGCAGAAGGAGTAGTAATTGGCGAATGCATGCCGCGACATCGACACCAGGAATGGATCAAGTTTCTCAAACGGATCGATGCCGCCACCGATCCGTCCTTGGACTTGCATTTGATCGTGGACAACTACGCTACGCACAAGCATCCCAAGGTTCGGCGTTGGTTGGCCCGACATCCTCGATTCCACATGCATTTCACCCCCACGAGCAGTTCCTGGATGAATCTGGTGGAGCGTTGGTTTCGCGACTTGACGGACAAACGACTGCGTCGAGGCACATTTCGAAGTGTGCCGCAGTTGATCCAGGCGATTGAAGACTACATCGATCATCACAACAACACAGGAAAGGGATTCCAATGGACTGCCAAAGCCGAGGCTATTCTGGAGAAAGTCCGCCGGGCGAGGGCTACCCTGGATAAAACACCTTCCGTGTGA
- a CDS encoding SEL1-like repeat protein: MHAQTASNVSERLKEDPFRDQLKQFEKCRFDAKKSEAFFKEIGPKEIQVWEKAVENGYPIAQYFYAQCLHNGYGVAKDQDAAMNWFRKSAEGGLPIAMSCIGAHFEFDSKEKNLIQAIKWYQKAAALDDSDGMYLLGRNSLSDKRNKDDLDLALSWLKKSADFGNPAAMYQLGVYSESLNNIEGFKVAAEWYRKASEQNVAVAMNRLSQLYMVGRGFVADEKKAFQWMLKAAEAGDPDSMLEVAKFLKLGYGVEKNLRESQKWILSATKKFEEGAKRKEIYSVRKLASMYWQGLGVTKNKSEAVNLLRAAAKLGDQRSKDLLLEMVLNEELVSRDGILISSKTSGDLSQIRVIDSPLLNGLEIRQKLPPAFELRCDYLAEESPPSK, from the coding sequence GTGCATGCTCAAACCGCATCGAATGTCTCCGAACGCTTGAAGGAGGATCCTTTTCGTGACCAGCTAAAGCAGTTCGAAAAGTGTCGATTTGATGCGAAGAAAAGCGAAGCGTTTTTCAAGGAGATTGGTCCGAAAGAAATTCAAGTTTGGGAAAAAGCGGTCGAGAATGGTTATCCCATAGCCCAATACTTTTACGCGCAATGTCTCCATAACGGATATGGTGTTGCGAAGGATCAGGATGCCGCCATGAATTGGTTTCGAAAGTCGGCAGAAGGCGGGCTACCCATTGCCATGTCTTGTATCGGTGCTCATTTCGAATTCGATTCAAAAGAAAAGAATTTGATTCAAGCCATCAAGTGGTATCAGAAAGCGGCGGCGCTGGACGATAGTGACGGGATGTATCTTCTGGGTAGAAATTCTCTGTCGGACAAAAGGAACAAGGATGATCTGGATCTGGCTTTGAGCTGGCTGAAAAAGTCAGCCGATTTTGGGAATCCGGCGGCGATGTACCAGCTGGGAGTTTACAGCGAATCCTTGAATAATATTGAAGGATTTAAGGTCGCTGCGGAATGGTATCGCAAAGCAAGCGAACAGAATGTCGCCGTGGCGATGAATCGACTTTCACAACTATATATGGTTGGTCGCGGTTTTGTTGCGGACGAGAAAAAAGCATTTCAGTGGATGCTGAAAGCAGCTGAGGCGGGCGATCCGGATTCCATGCTCGAAGTCGCTAAATTCCTCAAATTGGGGTATGGTGTCGAAAAAAATCTTCGCGAGAGCCAGAAGTGGATTCTTTCGGCAACTAAGAAATTTGAAGAAGGCGCGAAGCGAAAAGAGATTTACTCGGTGCGAAAGTTGGCTTCAATGTATTGGCAGGGATTGGGAGTTACTAAAAATAAGTCCGAGGCTGTTAACTTGCTTCGAGCAGCTGCGAAATTGGGGGATCAGCGATCCAAAGATTTGCTGCTGGAAATGGTTTTAAACGAAGAGCTTGTCTCTCGAGATGGGATATTGATATCCTCGAAAACATCCGGGGATCTATCGCAAATTCGGGTCATCGATTCTCCCCTTTTGAACGGTTTAGAAATCAGACAAAAACTGCCGCCTGCATTCGAGCTCCGCTGCGATTACTTGGCGGAGGAATCTCCTCCGTCGAAATGA